The genomic window AGTCTCAGGTAACAAGCTCGGCCTCGTGTTCGGGAATACGCGCCTGACTTGGTTCGATGTAAACGCGCGTTGTTGCCGATTTGCCAATGAATTGCGCAAGCTAGGCGTGAAGCGTGGCGATTGCGTGGGGATCTACGCGCGCAATAGTCATCAATGGGTCGAGGCGTCTTTCGCGTTGGCCAAGCTTGGCGCTATCACGGTGACGGTGAACAACCGCCTGTCGCCACCTGAGGTCGCCTACATTCTCGAAAACTCCGGCGCAACCGGACTCATCGTCGCCAAGTCCGAACTGGCGAACGCGAAACTTGCGCTGGCCAGTGTGCCATCGTGCTCCTTGCTGATCGGAATCGAGACCGGCGGCGCAGCCGAACTCGACTATGAAACGCTGGTGGCTCAAGGCGACGCAGATGAACCGATACTTGATGCACCACTCGTCTACGACGATCCATCATTGCTTCTCTACACTAGCGGTACCACCGGCTTCCCAAAAGGAGCCACGTACACGCACGGAAGCACGCTGGTTGGCATGTTCATTCACGTACACGCTATTGGCAGTCGCGGAACACACCGTGTAATGCTCCCGTCGCCACTTTATTCTGCCGCAGGCACTGCAGGTATCTATTGTGCGGTTTATGTGGGCTCGACGAGCGTGATTGTCAACTTCGACGCTGAGCATGCGCTCGAGACGCTCGCTCGTGAACGAATCACGTTTACCAACCTTGTTCCTACGACGATACAGCGACTTCTTGCACGCGAGGACTTTGATCATTTCGACCTTAGTGCGCTCGATACAATGCTCTACGGAGGCTCACCTATTCCAGTGCAGGTACTGCGCGACGCCAAGCGCCGGCTGCCGCAGTGCCGCTTTCGTCAGACATTCGCGTCGACTGAAACTGGTACCGCAGGCACAGTGCTAGAACCGGCCGACCACGAACTGGCACTCAATGATCCCGCCTTTGAACATCGTTTGCTCTCCTGTGGCAAACCACAGGTCAACGTCGAAGTATCAATTTTCGATGGACTGGGCCGGCCTGTGCCACCCGGCACGGTGGGCGAGATTGGCGTGCGTACAGAGGCCAATATCGCTGGTTTCTGGAACAACCCGGAGGCCACGGCCGAATCCATCCGCAATGGCTGGGTGCTCACAGGCGATTTGGCTCGCATGGATCAGGACGGGTACGTCTACCTGGTCGACCGCAAGAAGGATCTGATTGTTACCGGCGCGTTTAA from Betaproteobacteria bacterium includes these protein-coding regions:
- a CDS encoding AMP-binding protein, which produces MNKSTPIFGGLMGVGDLLARNARVSGNKLGLVFGNTRLTWFDVNARCCRFANELRKLGVKRGDCVGIYARNSHQWVEASFALAKLGAITVTVNNRLSPPEVAYILENSGATGLIVAKSELANAKLALASVPSCSLLIGIETGGAAELDYETLVAQGDADEPILDAPLVYDDPSLLLYTSGTTGFPKGATYTHGSTLVGMFIHVHAIGSRGTHRVMLPSPLYSAAGTAGIYCAVYVGSTSVIVNFDAEHALETLARERITFTNLVPTTIQRLLAREDFDHFDLSALDTMLYGGSPIPVQVLRDAKRRLPQCRFRQTFASTETGTAGTVLEPADHELALNDPAFEHRLLSCGKPQVNVEVSIFDGLGRPVPPGTVGEIGVRTEANIAGFWNNPEATAESIRNGWVLTGDLARMDQDGYVYLVDRKKDLIVTGAFNVYPSEVERVLQDHPAVYEIAVISVPSAEWGEAIKAVIVLKPGQNTSAEEIINWCDGRIAGYKKPKSVDFASTLPRNATGKVLHRQLREPYWKDQARKIG